The sequence below is a genomic window from Salinispira pacifica.
GATTCCTTGATCACCACTACGAACTCATTTCCCAGTGCCGGCAGAATGTTTTTCACCGCCTGGGGCAGGATCACCAGACGCATGCTCTCCCGGTGATTGAATCCCAGACTGCGGGATGCCTCCATCTGTCCTTTGTCCACGGCCTGAATGCCCGCTCTGATGATCTCCGCTACATAGGCGCTTGAATTGATGGAAAGGGCGATGATCCCGGGAATAAACCGGGATAAGTCCACTCCCAGCAGCATGGTCTGGGGGATATTAATGGGCAGACCGTAGTAAATGATGAAAATCTGCACCAGCACGGGGGTACCCCGGATCACATTAATGTAGGCTCTGGCGGGGAACGACAGGAGGGGATTCTTATTCAGCCTCAAAAGTGAAATAACCAGTCCCATCAGCGTCCCCAGCATTACCGTGAAGAGGGCCAGTACCACCGTATTCACCGTGCCGAATACAAAGTAGCTCCAATACTCCCCCAGAAAGCTGAAATTCATAGTTGCCCTCCCGTTTTCGGAAAAATAAAAATGCCCCTGCCGGAAATCAGCAGGGGCGCTTTACATGGATTTTCGATTGTGATCTCCATGCAGTACAGCGTGTCAGTCCGTAACATTCAGCTCATTGGCTTCGGCAACAAATCTGTCGATTGAGCCGTCGGCCATCAGCCTTTGAAGGGTTTCATTGATCCGTTCAAGCAGCTCGTCTGAACCTTTCCGCACGGCCACAGCCGAACCGCCTTCAACGTCACCGATCTGAATGGGTGATATGGCCAGGTCGTCGTTGGCCTGCACATATCCGTTAGCAACAGGCTGCTCAACCACCAGGGCTTCCACTTTTTCGTTTTTCAGCTCAAGAACAAGGTCGGGGATTTTTCCCAGGGCTACAAGACGGGAATCAGGCATCTCATCTTTTACCAGTCCTTCCTGTATTGAAGAAAGCTGGGCTCCCACCGGTTCTCCTGCAAGGGCATCAATGCTGGTGTAGGTATCGGCATCTTCAGTCCGGACAAGCACCGACTGCTGGGCCACATAATAGACATCCGAGAAATCAACGCTCTTTTTCCGTTCTTCCGTGGGAGTCATGCCGGCAATAACCATATCAACCTTACCGCTGTTGAGTGCCTGGAGCAGACCGTCAAAGCCGATATCCTGAATTTCCAGCTCAACTCCCAGATCGGCGGCAATAACCTTGGCGATCTCAATATCGAAGCCTACGATGGTATCTTTGCCGTCAATAATGGTATGGAACTCGTAAGGTGCATAATCGGCGCTGGTGCCGAGTATCAGCTTACCCCGCTGCTGGATGGCCTCCACACCCTCTGCCGAACCTGCTGCAAATACTGCAGTTGAAATACTGATGAGCATGAGTACGGCGAAAATCTTTTTCATGCTGCCTCCCTTTTGCAAACTATCCTTTCATGCTACCCAACAGATGTGTATAAAATCAAGGGAGTTGTGTATATTTTTTACTCTTTCGCCGAATAAATCGGGCCTATGCGCATAAAGATACACGCCGGGGCCATCCACTCTCCTTATATCCTGATGTTTTGCGGGAAAATATGATCAAATAATGACAATGCAAGCCAGTGCACGGTCCCCGTAAGCCAGGGAATGCCGCCCTGACCGTCCTTCACCGGGTAATAGCCGCCGTTGTAATAATTCACCAGTACATAGGGTTCGGCCCCGGTTTTCGCCGCATCCTTCCGGAAGGGAAGCAGCCGGGAAAGATAGTCCAGCCCGGCCTCGCTGCGCCCCGCCTTGAGAAGTGCGTACACGGCGAACGCCGATGCATGGTTGTACACCGCAAAGTTTTCCGCGACCCCCGGGGCCAGGCAGCTGAGATTTCCCACCACCGGATCGAAGTTCTCAAAACCCGGATGGCAGATGAGCAGACCGTTGTCGTTGGCAAGTCGGGCCAGCATGCTGTCCAGAGCTCTGGAGGCCTTCCCGGGGTCACGTTCGCCCATGCCGCTTATGGTGAACCAGGCCTGGGGAAGGAGAAATATCCGTTCATCCCCCCCCACCGGATCGCCGTTCTCGTGATATCCCCGGAGGAACCACTCACCGTTCCAGTTGTTCACAACCCCCTGGTAGAGCTTCTCCTTTTCTGCTTCCCCGTCGAAATCAAGCTGAAGATTGTAACGGCTGGCCAGATCCTGGAGAATTGAAATGGAGTAGTAGGCCATCTCATTGAGCCACAGGCTCTCTCCCCGGGGCCCCAGCCCACTGAGGGCATCGTTCCAGTCCCCCTTGCCCATCTCCAGGAGACCGTGGGGGCCGTATGTGAGAACATAGTCCAGTCCTCTCAGCATATGTTCCCAGATGCTCCCCCGCTCAGTGCTGTTGAAATATTCGTGCTCTTCCTGAAGAAAGGAAGCATCGTCGGTCTGATCCAGATAGCGCTGAACCGCCGGGGCCAGCCACAGGGGCAGATCCCGGAAATCCCGTTCATCGTTCAGACCTCCTCCGGTGTTCCACTGGCGCAGACATCTGCCGGTATCCATCATCTTGGTGCAAAGCGTGCGGATGAGCTTTGCCGAACCGCCGGGATCGAAAAAGCTCAAACCCATGGCATCCTGGGCAACGTCCCGATAGCCCCGGAAGGTTGAGCGCACATTCCCCCGGGCCTGCTGAATGATCTGGTAGGGAAGAAAGCCCGAAACATAGGAGCGCAGCCGGGGATCCTCCACCTTCAGCCACTCCTCACGGTGAAGCTTCCTGCTCCATTCACCGGGGATTTCCCACTGCCGGGCACGGACAGCCTGATTATCCGGAAAGCTCTTCAGCGATTCCCCAGCGGCGGTCTCCCCCTGTCCGATGAAGAGGTTGATGGTCCTGGATTCACCGGGGGCAAGGGAAATATCATACTGGAATGAAGCAGCATAAGGATCCCCTGCCGAAGGATTGTTCCCCAGCATGCCCCGCCTCACCCCTTCCGGGTCCAGGTAATCCCCTTCCCCGGTGAACTCAACCAGACTGGATTCGAACGCCTGAGGGGCGGTATCGGACCTGCAGAACCCGAACACCGGAGTGGAATCTGTCCGGAAGAATTCCATCTGATGAATATCATGCCTGTACCGGGAATTGGTGAACCAGCTGAAATAGACCGGATCAACCGCCAGGTTATCGTAGAGCAGAAATTCCGCAAGGGTGAACAGCTGAAGCTGTTTTTCCTGTTCCGAGAGGTTCTTCACCACGATGCTCCAGATCTCATAACTTCCTTCCCGGGGAAGAAAGTGAGAACTTTCAACGCTCACGCCGTTTCGGGTCCCAGAAAGAGAACTCATTCCCGGCTGATGTACGCACCGGTACTCATCCAGGGGATTGGCCGTTGGATAAAACCCCGGGTTCCATACCTCCCCGCCCTCACGCACATACACAAAGCGGCCTCTGTTGGGGGTGAAAAAGTCATAATTGGTGACAACCACCCGGGGCTCTGTGAGAGTTGTTGCGAAGCCGTCACCTAAATGGCTGATTTTCAGACCGTACTCGCCGTTGGAGAGATAATTGTACCAGGGGCGGTGGCGCAGAGGACGGGTGAGGATGAACTTTCCCTCCTCCATCCGCCAGTGTTCCGATGATGTTTTCTGTGCACTCATATGATCTTGCTCTCCTTCTCACTGAAATACCCGGTCTGAAAAATCGCTTCGGTGAGGGCGGTGATCATATGGGGGGTTATGCCGCCGGTTACGATCACCGCATCGGAGTATTCCGCAAGCAAGGGCGCATCGTCGGGACTTCGGGTGGCCACCGAAATAATCAGGGGCCGGCGGGGCTCCCGGTTTCCCGCAACTTCCGAGATCTGCCGGAGAACCTCCAGCTGACGGTCAAAGCGGTAGGCGTTCACTGTGGTGAAGATGAGAACATCCGATACAAAGCCGATATCGAAGCAGGAGAGAATTTCTTCATCCGTGGGATTCCAGGGCATGATCACCTCTTTTACATAGGGGTGGTGCCCGGAAGATTCAATTTCGGTTTTCAGGGAAATATCGTAGAAGTTCACCGTGTCGGACATCACCAGACGGGCAGGATTGGCAAGCACCACCGACACCCGCTGCTGCGGATCAGGGGCAAGGGGAAACAGATTATGAGGATCATGATACTTCACCAGGGCTTCCCGGCACAGTTCAAGGCTGATTCGGTCCCCTTCCAATGTACTGAAATCCTTTGTTTCAGCGACGCGGCCGATATCGAAACTGAACTTCTTTTCCAGGATCCTCCGGGCTGACTCGTCAATCCGTTCCATGGGAATTCTGCCGTCCCGTACTGCCCCGGCAATAACAGGTATGAACCACTCGCCGGCTCCGGTGAAAATGATCAGATCCACGCCGGCGTTTACCGCCTGAATGGCCGCTTCCTCTTTGCCGTACATGTTCATAATCGCTTTCATGATCAGGTCATCGCTGATCACCAGCCCGGTGAAGCCCAGGGTATTTCTGATGTAAGAGTGTACGGCGGGACTCAGGGTTGCGGGCTTGTCATCGAAACTCTCATAGATGGCGTGATGAGTCATGATGGCATCGAGCCCCTCTGAAATTGCCCGCTTGAACGGTGCCAGCTCCACAGATTCCAGACGCTCCATGCTGTAATCGATCCGGTCCAGGGCATGGTGGGTGTCCCGTTCGGTGAGCCGCTGGCCGGGGAAGTGCTTGGCGCATGCCATGATTCCCGCGTCCCGGATTCCCGAGACGAAGCCCGCACCCATATCCGATACAACCCGGGGATCAGGGGAAAACATCCGGTTATCCGCTACGGGAACTCCATTCCGGGAGTCGTAGCTCACATCCAGAACCGGTGCAAAGTTGATATTGATGCCCGCATACTTCAGTTCCCTGCCGATCTGCCCGGCTGCCTGTGCCGCCAGTTCCGGCCGGTCTGCGAAGCCCATGGCCATGTTTCCCGGGAAGATTGTCACCCCCCGGTGGAGTGCGGACAGCTGCCCCCCTTCCTGATCCAGTGTAATGAAGAGAGGAATTTTGTGGCGGCTCTGTCGGCCGTGTTCCTGGATTTTCCGGGAAAGCTCATGCAGCTGCTCCAGGTTATCCACATTTGCACCCGAGAAAAAAATCACCCCGCCCAGCAGGCCGTTTTCCGCCTTCTCTATCAACTGGGGAGTAAGATCCTCCTTGCCTACAAAATCATGAAGAAACATCTGAGCGATCTTTTCCTCAAGGCTCAATGATTCCAGAATTTCCTGCACCTCACTCATGGGCACGCTCCTGTTCAGCCGATCTGCATCGGCCGTGTATTCTATATTAGTTAGTTTTTTGATTTAACCAACATGGTAAGGGTAGGTTGAATATCCCGGTATGTCAATGCATATTTCGGATCTTCAGGGCTTTCTCCGGTTGACAGGTGGGTCATGGGGATATACATTGAGTATAGTTAGTACACGCAACTAACTAACACATGAAAACCGAAAGTGCTGTTCCGGTTTTCCGGAGGGAGATATGAATAGAATTGTATTATATAATGCCACAGTTTTCACCGGGGTCACAAAGGTGGAGAAGAGCGCAGTACTTATCGAGGACGGCATTATCGCCGATGTGTTCTCGGAAAAGCGGTTCTCCCAGAAATCGTTCCCGCCGGGAACGGAGCTGTACGATCTGGAAGGTGCCTTTCTGGGACCGGGACTCATCGATACCCATATTCACGGACTTCACGGTCACGGAACCGACGACCTCACCATAGACGCCGTGGTGGCAATGAGCGATGCCTTGGTGGAATACGGGGTAACCAGTTTCTGCCCCACCATATACCCCCAGCAGGATGAGGATTTCATCGCATCCATAAAGGCCAGCGCAGACGCCATGGGGAAGGAAACCGGCGCAGAAATTCTGGGGCTTCATCTGGAAGGCCCCTTTATCAACCCCGAGAAGCGGGGGGTACAGATTCCCGAATATATGAAAGGGGTGGATCTCTCTCTCATGGAGGAGTATTACCGCACCGCCCGGGGACAGATCACCAACATGACCGTAGCCCCGGAACTGAAAAACATGCGCGAACTGGCCCTCTATTGCGCAAAAAAAGGCATTGTCCTCCAGGCAGGGCATTCAAGCGCAAGCTACGACCAGATGCGGGAGGGAATGGAGGCGGGAATAACCCATGCCACCCACTTCTTCAACGCCATGCGGAAAATGCATCATCGGGACCCGGGGCTGGTGGGGGCCATCCTCATCCATCCCGAGCTGACCTGTGAACTGATTGCCGACGGAGAGCACGTGCACCCCGCCATCGTTCAGCTTCTGGTGAAGGAAAAAGCGGCGGACAAAATCTGTCTGGTCACCGACGCCATTAAACCCACCAACCAGAAAGGGGGCTGCCTTCTGGCCAACCAGGAGGAAGTGTACCTGGGTGAAGACAAGGTATTTCACAGGACGAAGGATGATGTTATTGCCGGCAGCGCCCTCACCCTCAACCGGGGGGTGGGCAATATGGTAGACTGGGGAATCAGCCCAACCGATGCGTTGCTGATGGCCAGCTACAGCCCGGCAAACATTCTGGGCTTCCACAAAGAGATCGGCAGCCTGCTGCCCGGCCGAAAAGCAAACCTGGCGGTATTCGACAGGGAGTTCAACGCAGTGGCGACCCTTGTGAACGGCAATTTTCTGAAAAAAGAGATTTAATACAGCTCCCCCGCCGGTGGTGAAGAGATATTTCTTCGGCGGGAAGATGCAACTTTTCGGCGGGAGGAAATTTTCCTTCAGCGGAGAAACAGATTCATCCGGCGGGAAGGGCGGCGTACTTCAGCAGGGTGGTATATTCAACCAAGGAGTTCCAATGAGACTTATTGTGCAGGACAATTATGATAACATGAGCAAATGGGCTGCAGCCTATGTGGCCCGGAAAATCCGTACATTCAATCCCGGTCCACGCAAGCCCTTTGTTCTGGGTCTGCCCACAGGATCATCGCCGGTGGGAATGTACCGTGAGCTGATACGGATGTATGAAGAGGGAATCGTCAGTTTCCGGCATGTGGTGACCTTCAACATGGACGAGTATGTGGGACTGGATGAGAATCATCCCCAGAGTTATCACTATTTCATGTGGGACCATTTCTTCTCCCATATAGATATCTCCCGGGAGAACGTCCACATCCTGAACGGTATGGCACAGGATCTTACCGAAGAATGCAGAAAGTATGAACAGTCGATTCAGGAAGCAGGCGGCATCGATTTGTTCCTGGGGGGAATCGGTCCCGACGGACATATCGCATTTAATGAGCCGGGAAGCAGTCTCAGCTCCCGCACCCGTATTAAAACCCTTACCAAAGATACAAAAGAGGCGAACTCACGGTTTTTTAACGGCGATCCCTCACAGGTCCCGGACAAAGCCCTCACTGTGGGAGTAGGTACCATTATGGATTCCTCGGAAATCCTTCTTCTGGCCAGCGGACACAATAAGGCCAGGGCCCTGGAGCAGTCCATCCAGCAGGGAGTCAATCACATGTGTACGGTGAGTTGTCTACAACTCCACCCCCATGCAATTATGGTCAGCGATGAAGAAGCCACGTATGAGCTGAAAGTGGGAACGGTGAAATATTTCAAGGATATTGAAGCACCCAACCTGGACCACCGCAGCATGCTGGAAGATCTATAGTATAGGCTCCCCGCACAGGGAGATGAAAATGAGGGCGGAAATTATGACGGCTGGAAATCAGACCTTTCAAAAACAGGCGAACCTCTCACTGGTTCTGCGGCGGATCAGGGAACACGGAATGATCAGCCGGGTAGAACTCTCCCGAATTCTGGGGCTGAAGAAATCCACGGTAACCAACATTATTGCCGAGCTCATGGACAGGGGCATTGTGGAGCAGCGCAAGGAAGGAGAAGCTTCGAGCATGGGGGGACGCAAGCCCGTGTACCTGGGAATCCGCCCGGGGATTGCCGGTATTCTGGGCCTGGAAATCGAACTTGGGTTTTACCGGGCCGTCTACCTCGATTTGTCAGGTAACCGGCTGTGGAGCGGTTACGCCGAGGTGCCGCCGCTGCCTCTGGAACATATGTTTGACTATATTATCCAGCACATTCAAAAAGATATTGAAGCCACCGGGGTACCTCCGGCGGGCATCGGCGTGGCAGTTCCCGGTTCTGTTGACCTGGAACAGGGAAAGATCATCGAAAGCGTGACGTTCAAACTGAACGATTTCGATTTCGCAGGAAAAATATCATCCAGATATTCCATCCCCGTGTTTCTGGAGAACGACACCAACTGCGGCGCATGGGGGGAGCTGTGGAGACGGAATGATGAAAAGGTGAACTTCCTCTATCTTCTGATCCGCTTCCACTTTCATAACCTGGAAAAAACCGAAAAACCGGGTGTGGGGCTGGGTCTGGTTATTAATGGTCAAGTGTATTACGGATCCAGTTTCCGGGCCGGTGAACTGGGTTCCAATCTCTGGGACGAGGAAGGAACCGAGTACCTTCACATGAGCAGCGAGGAGCTACTCCGGATCAAGGAAGATCCCCGGCTCATGGAAAAATTCCTGGAAGCGCTCTTCCGGAAACTTTCCGAAAGTTTCAGCATTCTCGATCCTTCTGAGGTATTTCTTGCCGGCGACGTGGACGAATACCGGGACAGCATTCCCCGGGTACTGGAGCGGCTGAAGGATGACAGCTGGTTCGGAAACCCCCGGCAGCGGGAAAAAATCAGTTTCAGCAAAGGCGGCGAGATGGAGATGCCCTTCGGAGCGGCATGCATGGTTCTTGAACGCCTCTACAGCATTCCCCAGCTCGGCAGCAGCCGGGGCCGGATACATATCGACTGGGAGCATGTCTTTGAAATCCCGGAAACCGGCGCATCTCACATGCTCGGAACTGTGTGAACGGGAGAATCGAAATGTACAGTCTGGGAATTGATATCGGCGGGACCAGTATTAAAGCATGCCTGTACCGCATGGGCGAACCGGGGGGCGGGCTGGAAGCCGTTGCCGAACCGTTGAGACAGGCAACCCCCTCCGACGGATCCTACCGCAGCATGCTGGACCTGCTTCACCGCATTATTGATCATCACCGGGAACTGATCCCCTCAGAACAGCGGAATTCAGGAATGCAGATCGGCCTGGGCACACCGGGACTGGTGGACAGCCGGGGGTACCTCCGGGGGGATGCGGTGAACATTCCCGGCTGGACCGGCGTACAGCTGAAGGATGAGCTCTCGGAATACGCAGGGGTGGAAGTGCAGGTCGCCAACGATGTGAACATGGCCGCCTATGCCGAGTGGCGGCTGGGTGCCGGAACCGGCAGCGACTCCATGGTCTTTATCTCGCTGGGTACCGGTATTGGATCGGGCATCATCACCCGGGGGGGGCCGGTAGCCGGTCATACGGGGATGGCCGGAGAGATCGGCCATCTGGTGGTGGAGCCCGGAGGCCGGCAGTGCAAATGCGGCCTGAAAGGATGCCTGGAACGCTACTCTTCGGCTTCGGGGATCGCCCTCACTGCACAGGAGCTGGCGGAAACCGGAGGCCCCGAGCTGGACGGCCCCCTGCGAAGCCTCATACAGGGAAACCGAATACAGAGAAGCCGCATACTGGGAAACCCCATACCTGAACAGCGCGCCGTCTCCGACGTTGCGCCGCCCAGCGTTGCTCCGGCCACAGTTGATTTCCGGGACGTCCCCCCGGGGGCCAGCTCAACAGCCCAGCCGCGCACACAACGGCCGGCCGGCCCTGACAATCCGGCGGACGCACAAGGGGTGTATGAGGCCCTTGAACAGGGCGATCCCCTGGCCCGGGCGGTACACGCCTCCAGTTCACGGCGTCTGGCACAGGCAGCAGCAGCGGTGGCTCACATGCTGAATCCCCGGCTCATTGTGTTGGGCGGCGGAGTTCTGGCCGCAGGAGATGTAATCGTTCAGGGAGTGAAGGAACATCTTCATGAATTTGTGATGCCCATGGCTCTGGATGATCTGGAAATCCGCCGCACGGTTCTGGGCCCGGATGCGGGCATGCTGGGCGCCGCCGCAATGGCGGCGGATTTCGCCGGGGAAGGCTACTCGCTGAGCTCCAGCTGAAGATTGTAATGGGCCCCGATAAAGCCGGCGGCCGACCACGCCTGGTAGCGTTTTCCCATGGGACGGCCGGTCTTCCCGTGCACCCACTCATTAAATTCCCAGTCCGCCTCAATTCCCAGATGATTCATCTGGGCCAGACGGTACAGCTCCTGCTGGGCAAGGTCACGCAGCCCCAGACGGTTAATGAACATCACCCAGTACGCTCCCACAAACGGCCAGGCTCCGCCGTTGTGATAATGATCCGGCAGATTGAGGAGGTTCACCGTGTAATAGGTTCGCCAATGGGGATCTCCTGACTGTACCGGAGGATAGAGGTTCACAACAGGTGAAGGCTCGTTCACACCCACACCCCACATGAAATTGAAAGCGGTTTTCGCCCTCTCATTGCTCAGCACATTGAAAAGGCCCGCCAGAATATTTCCGTATACGTCGCAGCGCCAGTCAAAATCGAAGGGGGTGATTTCCGCCAGAAGATAATGGGTGTCCCCCAGGGCGTACTGCTGTTCGGAAAAATTCCTGGTCTGATCATTGTGAATCGAAGGCCAGAACTTCCGGTTGATGGTTTCTTTGATCAGCTGGGCCTGCCTGAGACGGTAGCCTGCAAGATTGTAATCCCCCAGAAGCTCCGCAATACGGCCGTGGGTGAGATTGGCATAGTACCAGAGAACTTCATCGTACAGAACATTGTAGCTGCGGCCGAACAGATCCATCCAGTCTCCCGCCTCGGGAATTTCAAGGAGGGAATCGTTATTGCTGTCCTGGGCTTCCAGCCAGTTCATAATATTCTTGATCTCATCTCCCCAGTTACGCAGATACTCATAGTCGCGGGTCTGTCGGATATAATGATAAAAGGCAATTACCAGCCACAGTCCGCTGTCGATGGATGCGATATCCCCAACCCCTGAATAGTCGGGGGTGACCGAATCTATGCGCACATTGCTGGGAACCTGCCCCCGGGTGGAGGTGTGCTCAAGAAGGGTCTGGAGGGTGGCTCTCTGACAGCGGCGGATATCCGGATCGTCCACCGAAAGGGAGTTGATGACGGTAATTGATCCGTCCCTGGCCCAGATGCTGCGGTAGTTCTCATCGGTGGTTTCGAAGGTGTTGTCGTTCAGACTGCAGGCAGAAAATCCGATGGGGGTGATGTTACGCTTCAACACCTCCACGGCTTCTTTGTAGGCGGTGTTGATATAATCGCTCTGATCACTGCTGAGAGCCTTGAAGGAGTCGGAGCGCAGCACATTGTGGAGCACCGGGTCGAAATTTTTGTGACTCAGTTCCTCGTCGCTTACATCCACCACTGAGGTAATCACGCCGAAATGGATCAGCCCTTCCAACACCCCGTCGGCGAAGGGTTTGGTGGCCACATAGGTGGGACGTTTAATGGTTTCCAGAAGCAGTTCGGGCTGGGCGTTCTCCACGATGATTCCCTGCACACCGGAAATCTGAAACATGGAATTATCGTTTCCCGTATCCCCGGCAACCAGCGTTTCCTCCACCTGAATCCCGAGCCACTCTGCCAGCCAGTTCAGGGCATTCCCTTTATTGGCATAGAGGGGAAGAATATCCAGATCCCGGCTTGAGGAATAGATCACATTCACCGAGAGCCCTTCATCCTCCAGCGCTTTTTTGATCTCGTCGATTCTCCGGGGAGGAGCGTCATGAAAATACCAGCTGGATTTGAATTGATTCTGATATTTGCTGGGCTGAAACTCCAGTTCAGGAAATCCCCGCATCACCTTCTGTACGGTATCCAGATTCCACCCTGCATTGAGAGTGTCGGAGAATACCTTGATATATTCCCGCTTGCGGTAATCGTAAATGACCGTGCCTACCCCGCAAATCAGATAATCAGGATCCGGGAGATAGCTGGATTTGATGGCTTCGATGGTATGGGGCAGAAGGCGGCCGGAGTTGTACACCAGAAGAGGTGCGGAATCCCCGGATGAGGGGCCCCGGGTTTCACCCCGACCTTCTCTCAAAGCATTCCAGGTATGATGGAAGGCCAGAGTGGCATCGGGTTTTCCAAGAAGGGTGCCGTCAAGGTCTGAGGAAAACAGTTTAATAATGGTTCCGTCCTCTGTTCTGGCGGGCTCCCGCTGGTGCATTTTTCGTTCATCCTTTTTCGATTCAGCCATTATGTTAACTCCTATCAGCCTCTATCTATCTTATATTGGGAATCTGTCCCAGGTGGAGCGATCTTCCCCGGGGCTTTCCGGTGCGGTGCTCCCGGCGGCCGCTCCGGCTGCCCCTGCCCCGGCCTATTCAGGATCAGCGGTTCACCACATCGGTGAGGTTTTCCACCTCGTTCAGCAGTCTCTGGGCAATCCCCGTCCAGGTGAAGCGTGCACGGGCTCTCTGGGCAGCCCTGAGCTTCAGCCTGTCCCTGAGTGCCGGATAATGCAGGGCCTCAAACATGTTGATCCCCAGTTCCAGTT
It includes:
- a CDS encoding glycoside hydrolase family 3 protein, with the translated sequence MSEVQEILESLSLEEKIAQMFLHDFVGKEDLTPQLIEKAENGLLGGVIFFSGANVDNLEQLHELSRKIQEHGRQSRHKIPLFITLDQEGGQLSALHRGVTIFPGNMAMGFADRPELAAQAAGQIGRELKYAGININFAPVLDVSYDSRNGVPVADNRMFSPDPRVVSDMGAGFVSGIRDAGIMACAKHFPGQRLTERDTHHALDRIDYSMERLESVELAPFKRAISEGLDAIMTHHAIYESFDDKPATLSPAVHSYIRNTLGFTGLVISDDLIMKAIMNMYGKEEAAIQAVNAGVDLIIFTGAGEWFIPVIAGAVRDGRIPMERIDESARRILEKKFSFDIGRVAETKDFSTLEGDRISLELCREALVKYHDPHNLFPLAPDPQQRVSVVLANPARLVMSDTVNFYDISLKTEIESSGHHPYVKEVIMPWNPTDEEILSCFDIGFVSDVLIFTTVNAYRFDRQLEVLRQISEVAGNREPRRPLIISVATRSPDDAPLLAEYSDAVIVTGGITPHMITALTEAIFQTGYFSEKESKII
- a CDS encoding ABC transporter substrate-binding protein — its product is MKKIFAVLMLISISTAVFAAGSAEGVEAIQQRGKLILGTSADYAPYEFHTIIDGKDTIVGFDIEIAKVIAADLGVELEIQDIGFDGLLQALNSGKVDMVIAGMTPTEERKKSVDFSDVYYVAQQSVLVRTEDADTYTSIDALAGEPVGAQLSSIQEGLVKDEMPDSRLVALGKIPDLVLELKNEKVEALVVEQPVANGYVQANDDLAISPIQIGDVEGGSAVAVRKGSDELLERINETLQRLMADGSIDRFVAEANELNVTD
- the nagA gene encoding N-acetylglucosamine-6-phosphate deacetylase, whose translation is MNRIVLYNATVFTGVTKVEKSAVLIEDGIIADVFSEKRFSQKSFPPGTELYDLEGAFLGPGLIDTHIHGLHGHGTDDLTIDAVVAMSDALVEYGVTSFCPTIYPQQDEDFIASIKASADAMGKETGAEILGLHLEGPFINPEKRGVQIPEYMKGVDLSLMEEYYRTARGQITNMTVAPELKNMRELALYCAKKGIVLQAGHSSASYDQMREGMEAGITHATHFFNAMRKMHHRDPGLVGAILIHPELTCELIADGEHVHPAIVQLLVKEKAADKICLVTDAIKPTNQKGGCLLANQEEVYLGEDKVFHRTKDDVIAGSALTLNRGVGNMVDWGISPTDALLMASYSPANILGFHKEIGSLLPGRKANLAVFDREFNAVATLVNGNFLKKEI
- a CDS encoding amino acid ABC transporter permease, giving the protein MNFSFLGEYWSYFVFGTVNTVVLALFTVMLGTLMGLVISLLRLNKNPLLSFPARAYINVIRGTPVLVQIFIIYYGLPINIPQTMLLGVDLSRFIPGIIALSINSSAYVAEIIRAGIQAVDKGQMEASRSLGFNHRESMRLVILPQAVKNILPALGNEFVVVIKESSIVSVIGISELMYNAGIVRGATYRPMEPLIIAAVIYFLLTSTISRLLGNAERRLRSSD
- the nagB gene encoding glucosamine-6-phosphate deaminase, with the translated sequence MRLIVQDNYDNMSKWAAAYVARKIRTFNPGPRKPFVLGLPTGSSPVGMYRELIRMYEEGIVSFRHVVTFNMDEYVGLDENHPQSYHYFMWDHFFSHIDISRENVHILNGMAQDLTEECRKYEQSIQEAGGIDLFLGGIGPDGHIAFNEPGSSLSSRTRIKTLTKDTKEANSRFFNGDPSQVPDKALTVGVGTIMDSSEILLLASGHNKARALEQSIQQGVNHMCTVSCLQLHPHAIMVSDEEATYELKVGTVKYFKDIEAPNLDHRSMLEDL
- a CDS encoding GH36-type glycosyl hydrolase domain-containing protein — translated: MSAQKTSSEHWRMEEGKFILTRPLRHRPWYNYLSNGEYGLKISHLGDGFATTLTEPRVVVTNYDFFTPNRGRFVYVREGGEVWNPGFYPTANPLDEYRCVHQPGMSSLSGTRNGVSVESSHFLPREGSYEIWSIVVKNLSEQEKQLQLFTLAEFLLYDNLAVDPVYFSWFTNSRYRHDIHQMEFFRTDSTPVFGFCRSDTAPQAFESSLVEFTGEGDYLDPEGVRRGMLGNNPSAGDPYAASFQYDISLAPGESRTINLFIGQGETAAGESLKSFPDNQAVRARQWEIPGEWSRKLHREEWLKVEDPRLRSYVSGFLPYQIIQQARGNVRSTFRGYRDVAQDAMGLSFFDPGGSAKLIRTLCTKMMDTGRCLRQWNTGGGLNDERDFRDLPLWLAPAVQRYLDQTDDASFLQEEHEYFNSTERGSIWEHMLRGLDYVLTYGPHGLLEMGKGDWNDALSGLGPRGESLWLNEMAYYSISILQDLASRYNLQLDFDGEAEKEKLYQGVVNNWNGEWFLRGYHENGDPVGGDERIFLLPQAWFTISGMGERDPGKASRALDSMLARLANDNGLLICHPGFENFDPVVGNLSCLAPGVAENFAVYNHASAFAVYALLKAGRSEAGLDYLSRLLPFRKDAAKTGAEPYVLVNYYNGGYYPVKDGQGGIPWLTGTVHWLALSLFDHIFPQNIRI
- a CDS encoding ROK family transcriptional regulator; its protein translation is MRAEIMTAGNQTFQKQANLSLVLRRIREHGMISRVELSRILGLKKSTVTNIIAELMDRGIVEQRKEGEASSMGGRKPVYLGIRPGIAGILGLEIELGFYRAVYLDLSGNRLWSGYAEVPPLPLEHMFDYIIQHIQKDIEATGVPPAGIGVAVPGSVDLEQGKIIESVTFKLNDFDFAGKISSRYSIPVFLENDTNCGAWGELWRRNDEKVNFLYLLIRFHFHNLEKTEKPGVGLGLVINGQVYYGSSFRAGELGSNLWDEEGTEYLHMSSEELLRIKEDPRLMEKFLEALFRKLSESFSILDPSEVFLAGDVDEYRDSIPRVLERLKDDSWFGNPRQREKISFSKGGEMEMPFGAACMVLERLYSIPQLGSSRGRIHIDWEHVFEIPETGASHMLGTV